In a single window of the Mus musculus strain C57BL/6J chromosome 6, GRCm38.p6 C57BL/6J genome:
- the Tas2r126 gene encoding taste receptor type 2 member 41, with protein sequence MLPTLSVFFMLTFVLLCFLGILANGFIVLMLSREWLLRGRLLPSDMILFSLGTSRFFQQCVGLVNSFYYFLHLVEYSGSLARQLISLHWDFLNSATFWFCTWLSVLFCIKIANFSHPAFLWLKWRFPALVPWFLLGSILVSVIVTLLFFWGNHTIYQAFLRRKFTGNTTFKEWNRRLEIDYFMPLKVVTMSIPCSLFLVSILLLISSLRRHSLRMQHNTHSLQDPNVQAHSRALKSLISFLVLYAVSFVSMIIDATVFISSDNVWYWPWQIILYFCMSVHPFILITNNLRFRGTFRQLLLLARGFWVA encoded by the coding sequence ATGCTACCAACATTATCAGTTTTCTTCATGTTGACCTTTGTTCTGCTCTGTTTCCTGGGGATCCTGGCCAACGGCTTCATTGTGCTGATGCTGAGCAGGGAATGGCTACTGCGTGGTAGGCTGCTCCCCTCGGACATGATCCTCTTCAGTTTGGGCACCTCCCGATTCTTCCAGCAGTGTGTGGGATTGGTCAACAGTTTCTATTACTTCCTCCATCTGGTTGAGTACTCCGGGAGCCTTGCCCGGCAGCTCATTAGTCTTCACTGGGACTTCTTGAACTCAGCCACTTTCTGGTTTTGTACCTGGCTCAGCGTCCTGTTCTGTATCAAGATTGCTAACTTCTCCCATCCTGCCTTCCTGTGGTTGAAGTGGAGATTCCCAGCGTTGGTGCCCTGGTTCTTGTTGGGCTCTATCTTGGTGTCCGTCATTGTAACTCTGCTGTTCTTTTGGGGAAACCACACTATATATCAGGCATTCTTAAGGAGAAAGTTTACTGGGAACACAACCTTTAAGGAGTGGAACAGAAGGCTGGAAATAGACTATTTCATGCCTCTGAAAGTTGTCACCATGTCAATTCCTTGTTCTCTTTTTCTGGTCTCAATTTTGCTGTTGATCAGTTCTCTCAGAAGGCATTCGCTAAGAATGCAGCACAATACCCACAGCTTGCAAGACCCCAACGTCCAGGCTCACAGCAGAGCCCTGAAGTCACTCATCTCATTCCTGGTTCTTTATGCGGTGTCCTTTGTGTCCATGATCATTGATGCTACAGTCTTCATCTCCTCAGATAATGTGTGGTATTGGCCCTGGCAAATTATACTTTACTTTTGCATGTCTGTACATCCATTTATCCTCATCACCAATAATCTCAGGTTCCGCGGCACCTTCAGGCAGCTACTCCTGTTGGCCAGGGGATTCTGGGTGGCCTAG